Proteins from a single region of Haloarcula laminariae:
- a CDS encoding MarR family transcriptional regulator, translated as MSASDVQHAETEEEDTGWDAVADLPPSAKLVAKVLEYNDSLTQSQLAEETLLPPRTVRYALTRLEDVEVVSSRFSFSDARKRIYTLTLE; from the coding sequence ATGAGCGCATCCGACGTCCAGCATGCCGAGACCGAGGAAGAGGACACGGGGTGGGACGCCGTCGCCGACCTGCCGCCGAGCGCGAAGCTCGTCGCGAAGGTCCTGGAGTACAACGACAGCCTCACACAGAGCCAGCTCGCCGAGGAGACGCTGTTGCCGCCGCGGACCGTCCGATACGCGCTGACCCGCCTGGAGGACGTCGAGGTCGTCAGCTCCCGGTTCTCCTTTTCCGACGCCCGCAAGCGCATCTACACGCTCACCCTCGAATAG
- a CDS encoding tubulin/FtsZ family protein, whose amino-acid sequence MKVVLIGVGQAGGKVTQSLAEFDYDMGFNAVRGALAVNTARADLQNLDVDTALIGQDRVKGHGVGGDNELGAQIMQENATEVLDNMDGRITTEAEAVVVVAGLGGGTGSGGAPMLVRELKRIYEMPVYMLGILPGDDEGGLYQANAGRSLKTAVREADSLLAVDNDAWRGSGDSVAEGYDRINDAIAQRIGLLLASGEAVEGVGESVVDSSEIINTLRGGGISAVGYASAEAGEDAEANVNTITSVTRNALLTSMSLPNATDAESALLVIAGDPERLSRKGVERARRWVEDETGSMEVRGGDFPLGSDKIAALVVLSGVERSDKINQFMEKARLAAESQGHDTDPEEYVSDDLDSLM is encoded by the coding sequence ATGAAAGTCGTCCTGATAGGTGTCGGTCAAGCCGGGGGGAAAGTAACCCAGTCCCTCGCGGAGTTCGACTACGATATGGGGTTCAACGCCGTCCGCGGTGCGCTGGCTGTCAACACCGCGAGGGCCGACCTCCAGAACCTCGACGTCGATACCGCCCTCATCGGCCAGGACCGCGTGAAAGGCCACGGCGTCGGCGGCGACAACGAACTCGGCGCCCAGATAATGCAGGAGAACGCCACCGAGGTCCTCGACAACATGGACGGGCGCATCACCACCGAGGCCGAAGCCGTCGTCGTGGTCGCCGGGCTGGGCGGCGGCACCGGCTCCGGCGGCGCCCCCATGCTCGTCCGCGAACTCAAGCGCATCTACGAGATGCCGGTCTACATGCTCGGAATCCTCCCCGGCGACGACGAGGGCGGGCTCTACCAGGCCAACGCCGGCCGGTCGCTGAAGACCGCGGTCCGGGAGGCCGACTCCCTGCTGGCCGTGGACAACGACGCCTGGCGCGGCTCCGGCGACAGCGTCGCCGAGGGGTACGACCGCATCAACGACGCCATCGCCCAGCGTATCGGCCTGTTGCTCGCCTCCGGCGAGGCCGTCGAGGGCGTCGGCGAGAGCGTCGTCGACTCCTCCGAGATAATCAACACCCTGCGGGGCGGGGGCATCTCCGCCGTCGGCTACGCCAGCGCCGAGGCCGGCGAGGACGCCGAGGCGAACGTCAACACCATCACCAGCGTCACCCGCAACGCCCTCCTGACCAGTATGAGCCTCCCCAACGCCACCGACGCCGAGTCCGCGCTGCTGGTCATCGCGGGCGACCCCGAACGGCTCTCACGGAAGGGCGTCGAGCGCGCCCGCCGCTGGGTCGAGGACGAGACGGGGAGCATGGAGGTCCGCGGGGGCGATTTCCCGCTGGGCTCCGACAAAATCGCCGCGCTGGTGGTCCTCTCGGGCGTCGAGCGCTCCGACAAGATAAACCAGTTCATGGAGAAGGCCAGACTCGCCGCCGAATCACAGGGACACGATACCGACCCCGAGGAGTACGTCAGCGACGACCTCGACTCCCTGATGTAG
- a CDS encoding nucleotide exchange factor GrpE, whose amino-acid sequence MSEQDAADEATTSDDGDADVDIEDAPEGVDTDEIDLDAAAGEAGADLVERVAESDPEEIARELAALRSQNDSLEAEIEELESEAEELEEKLKRKQAEFQNYKKRMKKRREEEKQRATEDLVSRILDVRDNLERALEQDEDTEIRSGVESTLRQLDDVLQAENVEVIDPEPGEDVDPTQHQVLANVESEEEPGAIADVHRPGYEMADKVLREAQVTVSKDE is encoded by the coding sequence ATGAGTGAGCAGGACGCAGCCGACGAGGCGACGACATCCGACGACGGGGATGCCGACGTCGACATCGAGGACGCGCCCGAGGGCGTCGACACCGACGAGATAGACCTCGACGCCGCCGCGGGCGAGGCCGGCGCGGACCTCGTCGAGCGGGTCGCCGAGTCCGACCCCGAGGAAATCGCCCGCGAGCTCGCGGCGCTGCGGAGCCAGAACGACTCCCTGGAGGCCGAAATCGAGGAGCTGGAGAGCGAGGCCGAGGAGCTCGAAGAGAAGCTCAAGCGCAAGCAGGCGGAGTTCCAGAACTACAAGAAGCGGATGAAAAAGCGCCGCGAGGAGGAGAAACAGCGGGCAACGGAGGACCTCGTGAGCCGGATTCTGGACGTGCGGGACAATCTCGAACGCGCGCTGGAACAGGACGAGGACACCGAGATTCGCAGCGGCGTCGAGTCGACGCTGCGCCAACTCGACGACGTGTTGCAGGCCGAAAACGTCGAGGTCATCGACCCCGAGCCGGGCGAGGACGTGGACCCGACCCAGCACCAGGTGCTCGCCAACGTCGAGAGTGAGGAGGAACCGGGCGCTATCGCGGACGTTCACCGCCCCGGCTACGAGATGGCCGACAAGGTGCTGCGAGAGGCGCAAGTCACGGTCAGTAAAGACGAATAG
- a CDS encoding aldo/keto reductase: MPMLGLGTWQNDDPSECTDSVETALEMGYRHIDTAQAYGNEDAVGDGLAAADVDRADIFLATKVWNANLAAEDVHETAEQSLDDLGVDAVDLLYVHWPAGAYDAEETLAAFDELYDQGKIENVGVSNFEPHHVEEAMEILDAPLFANQVELHPFLQQEELRAHAEEHDYELVAYSPLARGDVFESDVLTDIADDHDASAAQVSLAWLNEKGVTAIPKATGRDHIADNWRSLDLELSDAEIERIDDIDREDRKVDPDFGPDAWD, translated from the coding sequence ATGCCCATGCTCGGGCTCGGAACCTGGCAAAACGACGACCCAAGCGAGTGTACCGACAGCGTCGAGACCGCCCTGGAGATGGGGTATCGACACATCGACACCGCCCAGGCCTACGGCAACGAGGACGCCGTCGGCGACGGGTTGGCTGCCGCCGACGTGGACCGCGCGGATATCTTCCTCGCGACGAAGGTCTGGAACGCGAACCTCGCGGCCGAAGACGTCCACGAGACGGCCGAGCAGAGCCTGGACGACCTCGGCGTCGACGCCGTCGACCTGCTGTACGTCCACTGGCCGGCCGGCGCCTACGACGCCGAGGAGACCCTGGCCGCCTTCGACGAGCTCTACGACCAGGGCAAGATAGAGAACGTCGGCGTCTCGAACTTCGAACCCCACCACGTCGAGGAGGCCATGGAGATTCTCGACGCGCCGCTGTTTGCCAACCAGGTCGAACTCCACCCGTTCCTCCAGCAGGAGGAGCTGCGCGCCCACGCCGAGGAGCACGACTACGAACTCGTCGCCTACTCGCCGCTGGCCCGCGGCGACGTCTTCGAGAGCGACGTGCTGACCGACATCGCCGACGACCACGACGCGAGCGCCGCCCAGGTCAGCCTGGCGTGGCTCAACGAGAAGGGCGTCACGGCCATCCCGAAGGCGACCGGCCGCGACCACATCGCGGACAACTGGCGGAGCCTCGACCTCGAACTCAGCGACGCCGAAATCGAGCGCATCGACGACATCGACCGCGAGGACCGCAAGGTCGACCCGGACTTCGGTCCCGACGCCTGGGACTGA
- the dnaK gene encoding molecular chaperone DnaK, whose amino-acid sequence MASNKILGIDLGTTNSAFAVMEGGDPEIIVNAEGERTTPSVVAFDDGERLVGKPAKNQAVKNPEQTIQSIKRHMGEDDYSVTLDGEEYTPEQVSAMILQKIKRDAEEYLGDEIEKAVITVPAYFNDRQRQATKDAGEIAGFEVERIVNEPTAAAMAYGLDDESDQTVLVYDLGGGTFDVSILDLGGGVYEVVATNGDNDLGGDDWDHAIIDYLADEFESEHGVDLRDDRQALQRLTEAAEEAKVELSSRKETRINLPFIATTDDGPLDLEQKITRAKFESLTEDLIDRTVGPTEQALSDAGYDKSDIDEVILVGGSTRMPQVQDKVEEMTGQEPKKNVNPDEAVGLGAAIQGGVLSGDVDDIVLLDVTPLSLGVEVKGGLFERLIDKNTTIPTEESKIFTTAQANQTQVQIRVFQGEREIAEENELLGAFALSGIPPAPAGTPQIEVSFNIDENGIVNVEAEDKGSGNKEDITIEGGAGLSDEQIEQMQEEAEEHAEEDEERRKEIEARNEAEAAVRRAETLIEENEEDLDADIIEDIEAKVEDVEETLADEDAGREDYEDVTEELSEALQEIGKQMYDGQAQQAAGGAAGAGAAGAAGGAAGPGGAGPGGAAGGAAGQGEEYVDADFEDVDEDDEE is encoded by the coding sequence ATGGCGAGCAACAAGATTCTGGGTATCGACCTCGGGACCACGAACAGCGCGTTCGCGGTCATGGAAGGTGGCGACCCCGAAATCATCGTCAACGCGGAAGGCGAGCGGACGACCCCCTCCGTCGTCGCCTTCGACGACGGGGAGCGCCTCGTCGGCAAGCCCGCGAAGAATCAGGCCGTAAAGAACCCCGAACAGACCATTCAGTCCATCAAGCGTCACATGGGCGAGGACGACTACTCGGTGACGCTGGACGGCGAGGAGTACACGCCCGAGCAGGTCTCGGCGATGATCCTCCAGAAGATCAAACGGGACGCCGAGGAGTACCTCGGCGACGAGATCGAGAAGGCCGTCATCACGGTCCCCGCCTACTTCAACGACCGACAGCGCCAGGCGACCAAGGACGCCGGCGAGATCGCCGGCTTCGAGGTCGAGCGCATCGTCAACGAGCCCACCGCGGCCGCGATGGCCTACGGGCTCGACGACGAGTCCGACCAGACGGTTCTCGTCTACGACCTCGGTGGCGGTACCTTCGACGTCTCCATCCTCGACCTGGGCGGGGGCGTCTACGAGGTCGTCGCCACGAACGGGGACAACGACCTCGGGGGCGACGACTGGGACCACGCTATCATCGACTATCTCGCCGACGAGTTCGAGAGCGAACACGGCGTCGACCTGCGCGATGACCGCCAGGCCCTCCAGCGGCTGACCGAGGCCGCCGAGGAAGCGAAGGTGGAGCTCTCCTCGCGCAAGGAGACACGCATCAACCTCCCCTTTATCGCGACGACCGACGACGGTCCGCTGGACCTCGAACAGAAGATTACGCGTGCGAAGTTCGAGAGTCTCACCGAGGACCTCATCGACCGGACGGTGGGCCCGACGGAGCAGGCGCTCTCTGACGCCGGCTACGACAAGAGCGACATCGACGAGGTCATCCTCGTCGGCGGCTCGACGCGGATGCCCCAGGTCCAGGACAAGGTCGAGGAGATGACCGGCCAGGAGCCCAAAAAGAACGTCAACCCCGACGAGGCCGTCGGGCTGGGCGCGGCCATCCAGGGCGGCGTGCTCTCGGGTGACGTCGACGACATCGTCCTGCTCGATGTGACGCCGCTGTCGCTCGGCGTCGAGGTCAAGGGCGGCCTCTTCGAACGACTCATCGACAAGAACACCACGATTCCGACCGAGGAATCGAAGATATTCACGACCGCACAGGCCAACCAGACGCAGGTCCAGATCCGCGTCTTCCAGGGCGAACGGGAGATCGCCGAGGAGAACGAACTGCTCGGCGCCTTCGCGCTCTCCGGTATCCCGCCGGCCCCCGCCGGCACGCCCCAGATTGAGGTCTCCTTCAACATCGACGAGAACGGCATCGTCAACGTCGAAGCCGAGGACAAGGGCTCGGGCAACAAGGAGGACATCACCATCGAGGGCGGCGCCGGCCTCTCCGACGAGCAGATAGAGCAGATGCAGGAGGAGGCCGAGGAACACGCCGAGGAGGACGAGGAACGCCGCAAGGAAATCGAGGCCCGCAACGAGGCCGAGGCCGCCGTCCGCCGCGCCGAGACCCTCATCGAGGAGAACGAGGAGGACCTCGACGCCGACATCATCGAGGACATCGAAGCCAAGGTCGAGGACGTCGAGGAGACCCTCGCGGACGAGGACGCCGGCCGCGAGGACTACGAGGACGTCACCGAGGAGCTCAGTGAAGCGCTCCAGGAAATCGGCAAGCAGATGTACGACGGCCAGGCCCAGCAGGCCGCAGGCGGCGCAGCGGGCGCCGGTGCCGCAGGCGCCGCGGGCGGTGCGGCCGGACCCGGCGGTGCCGGTCCCGGTGGCGCCGCAGGCGGCGCGGCCGGCCAGGGCGAGGAGTACGTCGACGCCGACTTCGAAGACGTCGACGAAGACGACGAGGAGTAA
- a CDS encoding type II toxin-antitoxin system RatA family toxin produces the protein MDEIEARTVVYAPPEELYDFLLDFPGYARYSEYLDRVHQDGDGAVGTRYALEFSWWKLSYTARSAVTGVDPPGRIDWRIVKDIDAEGYWGITPTEPPEGVEAATEVVLHIEYDAESASASAVDLPRLVSMGWVIEKVKPLVRKEATRIVRRVVDDIEGEPRDADVEIRTG, from the coding sequence GTGGACGAAATCGAGGCCCGCACGGTCGTCTACGCGCCGCCCGAGGAGCTGTACGACTTTCTCCTCGATTTCCCGGGATACGCGCGCTACTCGGAGTATCTCGACCGGGTGCACCAGGACGGGGACGGGGCGGTCGGGACGAGATACGCGCTGGAGTTCTCCTGGTGGAAACTCTCGTATACGGCCCGCTCGGCCGTGACCGGCGTCGACCCGCCCGGACGCATCGACTGGCGCATCGTCAAGGACATCGACGCCGAGGGGTACTGGGGGATAACGCCGACCGAGCCGCCCGAAGGCGTCGAGGCGGCAACCGAGGTCGTCCTCCACATCGAGTACGACGCCGAGTCCGCGTCGGCGAGCGCCGTCGACCTGCCGAGACTCGTCTCTATGGGCTGGGTCATCGAGAAGGTCAAACCGCTCGTTCGAAAGGAAGCGACCAGAATCGTCAGACGCGTCGTCGACGACATCGAGGGCGAGCCCCGCGACGCCGACGTCGAGATTCGGACCGGGTAG
- a CDS encoding DUF7333 family protein, producing MELDALKTAVAFLVLFGVLAVGTLMSPMTTSTVMMVLGGLLVFGVVTLLLGVKHGEYRASH from the coding sequence ATGGAACTAGACGCGCTGAAGACGGCCGTGGCCTTCCTCGTCCTGTTCGGCGTCCTCGCGGTCGGGACGCTGATGAGCCCGATGACGACCAGCACGGTGATGATGGTACTCGGCGGCCTGCTCGTGTTCGGCGTCGTGACGCTGCTGCTTGGCGTCAAACACGGCGAGTACCGCGCCTCACACTGA
- the dnaJ gene encoding molecular chaperone DnaJ yields the protein MSQDFYEILGVSRDASEDEIQEAYRQKAREYHPDVSDDPNAEEKFKKAKKAKEVLTDEEKRQMYDQMGHDRFEQAEKRGGAGGGGGGMGGAGGVGGAGGFDMQDIFDQFFGGGGRGGRGGSRRRQGQDLQTRLTIDLEEAYNGAEKQITVTRPETCDDCDGKGHPPDADSETCPECNGQGQTTRVQQTPMGRVQQTATCRRCEGEGTLYDETCSTCRGDGTVRNEATLEVDIPSGIADGQTLRMEREGAPGENGGPNGDLLIQVSVRDHPDFEREGDDLKYDHAISFPQAVFGDTITVPTLDGDVEVDVPSGTQSGEVFRLEDKGMPRLRRRGSGDLYVQVQVVTPDSLNSEQKEALEAFAEAGGEEVEVEEGFFEKLKNSL from the coding sequence ATGAGCCAGGATTTCTACGAGATACTGGGTGTCTCCCGGGACGCCTCCGAGGACGAGATACAGGAGGCCTACCGGCAGAAGGCCCGGGAGTACCACCCGGACGTCAGCGACGACCCGAACGCCGAGGAGAAGTTCAAGAAGGCGAAGAAGGCAAAGGAGGTCCTGACCGACGAGGAGAAACGGCAGATGTACGACCAGATGGGTCACGACCGCTTCGAGCAGGCCGAGAAGCGCGGCGGCGCCGGCGGCGGTGGCGGCGGCATGGGCGGCGCCGGGGGCGTCGGCGGTGCCGGCGGCTTCGACATGCAGGACATCTTCGACCAGTTCTTCGGCGGCGGTGGCCGCGGCGGTCGCGGCGGCTCGCGGCGCCGGCAGGGCCAGGACCTCCAGACGCGCCTGACCATCGACCTCGAAGAGGCCTACAACGGCGCCGAAAAGCAGATAACCGTCACGCGCCCGGAGACCTGCGACGACTGCGACGGCAAGGGCCACCCGCCCGACGCCGACTCGGAGACCTGTCCGGAGTGTAACGGCCAGGGCCAGACGACGCGTGTCCAGCAGACCCCGATGGGGCGGGTCCAACAGACCGCGACCTGTCGACGCTGTGAGGGCGAGGGGACGCTGTACGACGAGACCTGCTCGACCTGCCGGGGCGACGGCACCGTCCGTAACGAGGCGACGCTGGAAGTCGACATCCCGTCGGGCATCGCCGACGGACAGACGCTGCGGATGGAGCGGGAGGGCGCCCCCGGCGAGAACGGCGGCCCCAACGGCGACCTCCTCATCCAGGTGTCCGTGCGGGACCACCCCGACTTCGAGCGCGAGGGCGACGACCTCAAGTACGACCACGCTATCTCGTTCCCGCAGGCGGTCTTCGGCGACACCATCACCGTCCCCACCCTCGACGGCGACGTGGAAGTCGACGTGCCGAGCGGCACCCAGAGCGGCGAGGTGTTCCGGCTGGAGGACAAGGGGATGCCCCGCCTGCGCCGACGCGGCAGCGGCGACCTCTACGTGCAGGTGCAGGTCGTGACCCCCGATAGCCTCAACAGCGAGCAGAAGGAGGCCCTCGAAGCCTTCGCCGAGGCCGGCGGCGAGGAGGTCGAGGTCGAGGAAGGGTTCTTCGAGAAGCTCAAGAACTCCCTCTGA
- a CDS encoding halocyanin domain-containing protein, producing the protein MTDGSTDVSRRAFMRTATGATAVAAATGTAAAQEGTATESGTATGTEAGTEAGTDGGGGGGGGGEAGPPDFGGYLDQVGNFDGSVTDARGQDSATVEVGVEANGGPYGFGPAAIHVDNGATVQWEWTGNGSHNVVSANDGPLDSGDAVGDAGVNYEHTFEEDGVYNYVCVPHEGLQMKGSVVVGTDYPTKSTGGGGSESGPLGVPGGAKMLGVATSVVMAATLGMAYVFMRYGGDYETPGDQ; encoded by the coding sequence ATGACAGACGGTAGTACGGACGTGTCTCGTCGGGCCTTTATGCGGACGGCGACGGGAGCGACGGCCGTCGCGGCCGCCACCGGCACCGCAGCCGCACAGGAGGGGACAGCGACCGAGAGTGGGACAGCGACCGGCACCGAGGCCGGCACTGAAGCCGGTACCGACGGCGGCGGTGGTGGCGGTGGCGGCGGCGAGGCCGGGCCGCCGGACTTCGGCGGCTACCTCGACCAGGTCGGGAACTTCGACGGGAGCGTGACGGACGCCCGTGGGCAGGACTCTGCGACGGTCGAAGTCGGCGTGGAGGCCAACGGCGGCCCCTACGGGTTCGGCCCGGCGGCCATCCACGTCGACAACGGGGCGACGGTCCAGTGGGAGTGGACCGGCAACGGGAGCCACAACGTGGTTTCGGCTAACGACGGCCCGCTGGACTCCGGCGATGCCGTCGGCGATGCCGGAGTCAACTACGAGCACACCTTCGAGGAGGACGGCGTCTACAACTACGTCTGTGTCCCCCACGAGGGGCTCCAGATGAAGGGGTCGGTCGTCGTCGGCACGGACTACCCGACCAAGAGTACCGGTGGCGGCGGGAGCGAGAGCGGTCCGCTGGGCGTCCCCGGGGGCGCGAAGATGCTTGGCGTCGCCACCTCCGTCGTCATGGCCGCGACGCTCGGGATGGCGTACGTCTTCATGCGCTACGGCGGCGACTACGAGACGCCCGGCGACCAGTAG
- a CDS encoding DEAD/DEAH box helicase — MLELTFEEGTIRITGDVPADLPGVERDDRSKSARAPAFRYADLLDALTERGRDYDDQVLDTAPVDLSTTYELREYQQDALDSWRAAGDRGCLELPTGSGKTVIGIAAMVALGVPALVVVPTIDLLEQWQRELETEFQRPVGRLGGGEQRVERVTVATYDSAYLRADELGDRFGLVVFDEVHHLGGEGYRDIARLLAAPARLGLTATFERPDGAHEVIEDLVGPLAQRVDVDELAGEHLADYDIKHVAVALTDAERERYEQHQGTFTDYLKQSNIQLRSGSDYQELVKRSGTDPQAREALLAKQRAREVMMNAQRKVDRLADILDHHRGDRVIVFTAYTDLVYRLSERFLIPAITHETGASERREILERFRDGTYSRVVTANVLDEGVDVPDANVAVVLSGSGSEREFTQRLGRILRPKADGSRALLYELVTEETAEERVARRRR; from the coding sequence GTGCTGGAGCTGACCTTCGAGGAGGGGACCATCCGAATCACGGGTGACGTGCCGGCGGACCTGCCCGGCGTCGAGCGCGACGACCGCTCCAAGAGCGCCCGCGCGCCGGCCTTTCGGTACGCCGACCTCCTCGACGCGCTGACCGAGCGCGGGCGCGACTACGACGACCAGGTGCTGGACACCGCGCCGGTCGACCTCTCGACGACGTACGAGCTCCGCGAGTACCAGCAGGACGCGCTCGATAGCTGGCGGGCGGCCGGCGACCGGGGCTGTCTGGAGCTACCCACGGGGAGCGGGAAGACGGTCATCGGCATCGCGGCGATGGTGGCTCTGGGCGTCCCGGCGCTGGTCGTGGTCCCGACCATCGACTTACTGGAGCAGTGGCAGCGGGAGCTGGAGACCGAGTTTCAGCGCCCCGTCGGCCGGCTGGGCGGGGGCGAACAGCGCGTCGAGCGCGTCACGGTCGCGACCTACGACTCGGCGTATCTCCGGGCCGACGAACTGGGAGACCGCTTCGGGCTGGTCGTTTTCGACGAGGTCCACCACCTCGGCGGCGAGGGCTACCGCGACATCGCCCGATTGCTGGCCGCGCCGGCGCGGCTGGGCCTCACCGCGACGTTCGAGCGACCCGACGGCGCCCACGAGGTCATCGAGGACCTCGTCGGCCCGCTGGCCCAGCGTGTCGACGTGGACGAACTGGCCGGCGAGCATCTGGCCGACTACGACATCAAGCACGTCGCGGTCGCCCTGACCGACGCCGAGCGCGAGCGATACGAACAGCACCAGGGGACCTTTACCGACTACCTGAAACAGTCGAACATTCAGCTCCGGTCGGGGAGTGACTACCAGGAACTCGTGAAACGGTCGGGCACCGACCCGCAGGCCCGCGAGGCCCTGCTCGCCAAGCAGCGCGCCCGCGAGGTGATGATGAATGCCCAGCGGAAGGTCGACAGGCTGGCCGACATTCTGGACCACCATCGCGGGGACCGCGTCATCGTCTTCACGGCCTACACGGACCTCGTCTACCGGCTCTCCGAGCGGTTCCTGATACCCGCTATCACCCACGAGACGGGCGCGAGCGAACGGCGCGAGATTCTAGAGCGGTTCCGGGACGGCACCTACTCCCGGGTCGTGACGGCGAACGTATTGGACGAGGGCGTCGATGTCCCCGACGCTAACGTAGCCGTCGTCCTCTCCGGCAGCGGCTCCGAGCGGGAGTTCACCCAGCGACTGGGCCGGATTCTGCGGCCGAAGGCCGACGGGTCGCGGGCGCTGCTGTACGAACTCGTCACCGAGGAGACCGCCGAGGAGCGGGTGGCACGACGGCGGCGGTAG